TTCCCCAGTGGACTAGTGAAAGAATTTTATCATTGCTGAGGTCTGAATGTCTCATTTTATCACAGGTCATGCAGCAGTTCTCGTGACCAGTCACAGGCACCATGCATTCCAAGTCCAATTTTGCCACCTGCCCTTTTTTCGAATGATGTCCGTGAAAGCTGTAGTGCAAACGAGAGAGCATTTGCTGTCGCTGATCTTGCAGTCTTTTGTTTTCACTCCTGAGCATCCTCAAGGCCAGCATGATGAGGAGCACCAAGATGAGCCCACCAGCTATTGGAACAGCAATTACAGCTGCCCTGAACCATAACTCTTTTGAAGAAGTCAATTCTTGCACCTTGGTGATGAGATTCCTGCTGCTGTCGTGTTGATATCTGCTCCCTTGTCCTGCAAAGGGGAAAGATGTGAAGCTTATTTCAGGATTTATATATACACTGATTTATATATAAGCACCTCCCTTAAATCACACACTGACAAGTTTAAGGAGCAACTGCTACACACTGCAATATCTACAGAAAATACtcctgtaaagaaaaaaattagtttctaAGTCTGCTTATAACACAGAATTTCTTACCCAATAGCCAGTTTAACTAGGAACACCACTGCCACTGACTCTTACACATCATTTCAAGATGGCAAGAGAAACTTCCATTATTAATACAGACAAAAAACCTAACTGGCTGAGATGTTCTCCTGCATCCAGCCACCTGCTTCTCCCTCTGGTGTCTCTACTTACATCAACAACTACATCAATAACAGCAGATGCACAAGGTTTTGACTGCAGCTGGCCTGATGGCCAGAAGAGGGGTTTCACTGAAGCTTTATTGCCCTACCTGAAGCATCGCCCCTGGAAGGAGACAAAACATCATGCAGTCCTCTGTAATTGCACATATCTTCATGGCAGCATTCCAACGTGGACATGGTGGTGGTGCCAGAGTGGTTTTGTGCTTGTTTGGCTTGGCAGATCTCAGCAGTGCTTGCAATAGAGTCCAAGCAGCCATGAGTAAGTGGGGAATGTGTATTCTGAGGATCAAGCAGTCTGGAGAAGCAGGCACTAAGCTCGGATTTGCACATATAGCCAGTTGCAACACAGTGTGCAGCATCACAGTAGCATCTGATTTCacctaaaaaacaaaaattgggcaagaaaaataagaatttgGTTCTCTAAGAACACCTCACCATATATCCTTATTAGCCACATGCATCACACAAACTCATACCAGTTTTGAGGTACTTCTTTAGGCTGTAGAGCCACAAGAGCTGGGGTTGCTCCCTTCCCATCACTGTACAGCGTTGAAACCTTGATCCTTGTAAACGCCTTGGGGCACTTGCTTTAATGACTAGTACTACAGTCCTTTGAATTAAAGGGAGAGCATTTCACTGAAACAGGGACTGGGGAGGGCTTGGGTGGAGGGGGGAAGATCacagtggcttttttttttcccaaggtaAATAACTAACAAGACTATTTTATAGCTACTTCCACTCGCTGTCAGCAGTTGCCTTTAACCACATTTAAAGTGAAATACCAGTTCTAAC
This genomic window from Zonotrichia albicollis isolate bZonAlb1 chromosome 1, bZonAlb1.hap1, whole genome shotgun sequence contains:
- the BAMBI gene encoding BMP and activin membrane-bound inhibitor homolog, yielding MDRHSSYIFIWLQLELCAMAVLLTKGEIRCYCDAAHCVATGYMCKSELSACFSRLLDPQNTHSPLTHGCLDSIASTAEICQAKQAQNHSGTTTMSTLECCHEDMCNYRGLHDVLSPSRGDASGQGSRYQHDSSRNLITKVQELTSSKELWFRAAVIAVPIAGGLILVLLIMLALRMLRSENKRLQDQRQQMLSRLHYSFHGHHSKKGQVAKLDLECMVPVTGHENCCMTCDKMRHSDLSNDKILSLVHWGMYSGHGKLEFV